One stretch of Pradoshia sp. D12 DNA includes these proteins:
- a CDS encoding glycoside hydrolase family 13 protein produces MNKKWWKEAVCYQIYPKSFKDSNGDGIGDLRGVINKLDYLTELGIDVIWICPIYQSPNADNGYDISDYQAIMDEFGTMKDFDELLEKVHKRGMKLIMDLVVNHTSDEHPWFLESKTSVDSPKRDWYIWNDGSPSGPPNNWESIFSGSAWEYDVESGQYYLHVFATKQPDLNWENKDMREAVYNMVNWWLDKGIDGFRIDAISHIKKKAGFPDAAGLDDNGIKGFKMYTDQDGIHDFLQELKMKTYSNYDIMTVGEASGVRAEDADPWVEEQKGAFDMVFQFEHLSLWEKETEVDLDLVSLKRILSKWQTVLHGKGWNALFIENHDKPRIVSVLGNDQEYWQESAKMLGTMYFFMQGTPFIYQGQEIGMTNVAFPSINDYDDISMKNYYQLETAKGRDYLEIMKVIWKNGRDNSRTPMQWDDSLNGGFTLGIPWMKVNPNYQEINVKHQRQDSNSILSFYKKMIRLRKQYDCLVYGEYKLYLEDDPNVYMYSRFTDEQTALVICNFNKDSEAITLPVFNGLTGELILSNYNNHSEETDEQGNIYLSPYESRVYLFKQIAE; encoded by the coding sequence TGATTATTTAACCGAACTGGGGATAGATGTTATCTGGATTTGCCCTATTTATCAATCCCCCAATGCGGATAATGGTTATGATATCAGTGATTACCAAGCAATCATGGACGAGTTTGGAACGATGAAGGATTTTGACGAATTACTGGAGAAAGTTCATAAACGGGGTATGAAATTAATAATGGATCTGGTTGTTAACCATACAAGTGATGAGCACCCGTGGTTTTTAGAATCCAAAACATCAGTAGATTCACCTAAAAGAGATTGGTACATATGGAATGATGGAAGCCCTAGTGGCCCACCGAATAATTGGGAGAGTATTTTCTCCGGCAGTGCATGGGAATATGATGTGGAAAGTGGGCAATATTATTTGCATGTATTTGCAACAAAACAGCCTGATTTGAATTGGGAGAACAAGGATATGAGAGAGGCCGTTTATAATATGGTCAATTGGTGGTTAGATAAAGGGATTGACGGATTCCGTATTGACGCTATTAGCCATATAAAAAAGAAGGCTGGTTTTCCAGATGCAGCAGGATTAGATGATAACGGGATAAAAGGTTTCAAGATGTATACGGACCAGGATGGGATTCATGATTTCCTTCAAGAATTAAAGATGAAAACATACTCAAACTATGACATTATGACGGTGGGAGAAGCAAGTGGGGTAAGAGCCGAAGATGCAGACCCCTGGGTAGAAGAGCAAAAAGGTGCTTTTGATATGGTATTTCAATTCGAGCATTTGAGCCTATGGGAAAAAGAAACTGAAGTTGATCTCGACCTTGTATCATTAAAAAGAATCCTGTCAAAATGGCAAACTGTATTACATGGTAAAGGCTGGAATGCGTTGTTCATTGAAAATCATGATAAACCACGTATTGTATCCGTACTGGGAAATGATCAGGAGTATTGGCAAGAAAGCGCTAAGATGCTAGGAACTATGTATTTCTTCATGCAGGGTACCCCTTTTATTTATCAAGGGCAGGAAATTGGCATGACAAATGTAGCCTTTCCTTCTATTAATGATTACGATGATATTAGCATGAAGAATTACTATCAGTTAGAAACTGCCAAAGGAAGAGACTATCTTGAAATTATGAAGGTAATATGGAAAAACGGACGTGATAATTCCAGAACACCAATGCAATGGGATGATTCGTTAAACGGTGGTTTTACATTAGGAATACCTTGGATGAAGGTGAATCCAAATTACCAGGAGATTAATGTAAAGCATCAGCGTCAGGATTCCAATTCGATTCTTTCCTTTTATAAAAAAATGATTCGCTTGCGCAAGCAGTATGATTGTCTTGTTTATGGTGAATATAAGCTTTACCTTGAAGATGATCCTAATGTGTACATGTACTCCAGATTTACAGATGAACAAACCGCTTTAGTAATCTGTAATTTCAATAAAGATAGTGAAGCTATTACTTTACCGGTGTTCAATGGGTTGACAGGGGAGCTAATCCTTAGTAATTATAATAATCATAGTGAAGAAACAGACGAACAGGGTAATATCTATTTATCACCATATGAATCAAGAGTCTATCTCTTCAAACAGATCGCTGAATAG
- a CDS encoding LacI family DNA-binding transcriptional regulator yields MAITIKDVAKLANVAPSTVSRVIANNPRISEKTKRKVREAMEELGYHPNFIARSLANKSSEVLGIVMPKSGDGSFLNPFFSTVMKGLSQAAHEDLYGLHITTGISDEGIFNEVEKMVHGGRVDGVILLYSKVDDTVLNYLYKINFPFVVIGKPPMHDSSITYVDNDNFQAGKDVADYLLANGHKDIAFIGGSAHLVVTIERMRGYEEALKEAGIPILKEYAIHEDFMLEGGKEAVKQLMNLEKPPSALIVADDFMALGVLNMLDEMDISVPEDISVVSFNNVLISQLSKPPLSSVDINIEKLGYQAVKLLISKIKNPQGPTMRMIIPHQFIIRSSVTKK; encoded by the coding sequence ATGGCGATAACGATAAAAGACGTAGCGAAATTGGCAAATGTGGCACCTTCGACAGTTTCCAGAGTAATTGCCAACAATCCAAGAATAAGCGAGAAGACAAAAAGAAAAGTAAGAGAAGCAATGGAAGAACTCGGCTATCATCCAAATTTTATAGCGAGAAGCTTGGCAAACAAGTCAAGTGAGGTTTTAGGAATCGTTATGCCCAAGTCTGGAGATGGATCTTTTTTAAATCCATTTTTCTCTACGGTTATGAAGGGTTTAAGCCAGGCTGCGCATGAAGACTTGTATGGCTTACATATTACTACGGGGATATCGGATGAAGGAATATTTAATGAAGTTGAAAAAATGGTACATGGCGGCAGAGTGGACGGAGTTATTTTGCTTTACTCTAAAGTTGACGATACCGTATTGAACTATCTATATAAAATAAATTTCCCATTTGTTGTTATTGGAAAACCACCAATGCATGACAGCAGTATTACGTATGTGGATAACGATAATTTTCAGGCCGGCAAGGATGTAGCCGATTATTTACTTGCGAACGGGCATAAGGATATCGCCTTTATTGGAGGGAGTGCCCATCTGGTCGTCACGATTGAACGGATGAGAGGGTACGAGGAAGCATTGAAGGAAGCTGGAATACCTATTTTAAAAGAATATGCGATTCATGAAGATTTCATGCTTGAAGGCGGTAAAGAAGCAGTCAAGCAATTAATGAATCTTGAAAAACCTCCTTCAGCATTGATAGTTGCTGATGATTTTATGGCACTTGGTGTACTGAACATGCTTGATGAAATGGATATCAGTGTTCCAGAGGATATCTCAGTAGTAAGCTTTAATAATGTCTTAATTTCTCAATTGTCAAAGCCTCCTCTTTCCTCTGTGGATATCAATATAGAGAAATTGGGGTATCAGGCAGTCAAATTGCTGATTTCCAAAATAAAGAACCCTCAGGGACCAACAATGCGTATGATTATTCCGCATCAATTCATTATTCGATCATCTGTTACAAAAAAATAA